A single Lolium perenne isolate Kyuss_39 chromosome 6, Kyuss_2.0, whole genome shotgun sequence DNA region contains:
- the LOC127334492 gene encoding protein MAINTENANCE OF PSII UNDER HIGH LIGHT 1: MACPAQSMLAASSCVFLRSSKPQQSTVLRGGGINGASISSSSSRLLSVSCNASSSPPPPPQDDSECNDVECAPEKEIGSLSVEWLAEERTQVVGTFPPKKKGWTGLVEKDTAGQTNIYSVEPAVYVAESAISSGTAGTSSEGSENTAALVAGLALIVVAGASSILIQVSKNQPPVQTPYSGPPLSYYVAKFQPAAAAFSVQPSPPVVEAAAPEETPSDSPTLEASAEPSTENAEQLSS; this comes from the exons atggCTTGCCCTGCCCAATCCATGCTCGCTGCGAGCAGCTGCGTGTTCCTGAGGAGCAGCAAGCCTCAGCAGTCCACGGTTCTGCGCGGAGGAGGCATTAATGGTGCAAgcatcagcagcagcagcagcaggctgCTGTCGGTGTCCTGCAATGCTtcttcgtcgccgccgccgccgccgcaggacGACTCTGAGTGCAACGACGTGGAGTGCGCGCCGGAGAAGGAG ATCGGGAGCCTGAGCGTGGAGTGGCTGGCGGAGGAGAGGACCCAGGTCGTGGGCACTTTCCCTCCCAAGAAGAAGGGGTGGACGGGCCTCGTCGAGAAGGACACCGCAGGCCAGACCAACATCTACTCCGTCGAG CCGGCGGTGTACGTGGCGGAGAGCGCCATCAGCTCCGGCACGGCGGGGACGTCGTCCGAGGGTTCCGAGAACACGGCGGCGCTCGTGGCGGGGCTGGCCCTCATCGTCGTCGCCGGGGCCTCGTCCATCCTCATCCAGGTCAGCAAGAACCAGCCCCCCGTGCAGACGCCCTACTCCGGCCCGCCACTCAGCTACTACGTCGCCAAGTTCCAGCCGGCTGCAGCGGCGTTCTCGGTCCAGCCAAGCCCACCAGTCGTGGAGGCGGCAGCGCCGGAGGAGACGCCGTCTGACTCACCCACCTTGGAGGCGTCGGCAGAGCCTTCAACCGAGAACGCCGAGCAGCTGTCATCGTGA